One Formosa agariphila KMM 3901 genomic window, ACTGTTTCCTTGCAACATAAAAGGATTGTTTTTCTTCACCTAAAGCCTCAAGAAATTTATTTATAGTATTATGATCTGATGCCGATGCTTTTAAATGACGAAATAAAGGGTAAATATCCCTTTCGAAAAACAAATGAATTTCTTGTTCTGTATTGTTATTAAAATCGACATCTAGTTCGTAAATCTGTTTGTCTATTTTATAAATAAGTTGCTCATAAAATGGCATGCTTTTTTCTAACAACAACTCTTGAAGTATAGTTTTTGTTTGATTTAGAGCCATTTGTAAATCTTCCTGAATGGCACGATTTCTCGCTACCGAAGATCCTACAATATCTATTTGTCCATAAAGCGGCAGTACATCTTCGAAAGTAATTTCGTTAAAATTCGCTGATTTCCCATCATTTCTATCTTGAATAAATCTATGTGCTTCTTCGATAAATCGCCATTCTACAGCAGGATGAATAGATGTACATTGATTCTGTATTACGGCCTTTATTTCATTTTCATATTCTGCAATAGAACGTTTTGAATGGCTTAAAATAAAAGGCATAATTGTATCTAACTTCACCTTATTTATATCATTTAATTGATTGACTTTATAAGCTGCCATTTCTACAATAAACTGCAGTTTCCCTTCTATAACGATAGGTAATAATATGGCACTTTTAAATCCTTTTTCTAATAACATTTCACTTAGCACATCGCCATGGGAATGCTTAGCATAATTAGGTACGTTAGATAATACAACAGGAAGGTGCTTCTCAAACAATTGATTATACACATATTTACAAGCATACGATTTACATGAAATGGAATCGCCTTTTCGTAATGTTAACGCTCCCATATCCTCACCAAACGGGCGAATTAAAGAATCGCCATCTACAATATAATTTCCAACTTCAAGATCTTCAATATTGAATATATTTCGAACATCTTGTAAAATCATATTCGTGTTTTTCGCACTTGCTTGAATTAAATGCGTTTTAAACTCATCTATTTTACCATCTAGCGTAATATCTATCATACTCAGAATTCCAAAACCATCAATAGTCCAAGAATTATCTGGAAAGTAGCGTCTCCAGACACTTTCATCTTGTGCATGTTCTAGAAGTTCGTCTAAAATTTCAGGAGTAATTTCTACGGCATTTCCATTAGGATATATGTCTATAAAATCGGCATTAAATGTAACTCTATAGGTTCTTGGTTTCCCATTGGCATCGTTTAAACGGATTTGCTTAGGTCTGTCGAAATCGACATTAAAACCGTAATACTGATTTAAAATTATAGCATAAGGATTTAGATCTATAGAATCTTCATTGTCTTTATACAGTTTTCTTAAAACCGAATTTACGTCGGAAGTTGTACTTTCTATTATACTTTTTAAGCGTTTAGATAAATAGAAATATTGATTTGAATATGGAAATAAAGCAGCTTTAATTTCGTTGCTACCTAAAGCTGAAGGAAACAAAAACGACATAATCTCTTCGACTTCCTTTTTATAAGATTTGAATCCTTCTAACGAAGAAATTCCTGAAACCAGTTCTGTATTCTTCTCTAAAATAGACAATACCTCTTTCGCTTGGAGTTTATCCATAGCGTTTCCAGACACTAACAATTCTTCAAATTTCAATTTTAAAGATTTGAAGGATATTATGGGTTGAAATGGTCCTGATATAAGTTGTTCCATAGTTTTTTAGGTCACGTTTGCAAAAAAATGATAGCTCAAAATAAATGACAATGCAGATATTATAATACCAATCATAAACACGGTATATGTTAATCTCAACAATCTATATTTCCGTTCTAAGACCAAGCCTAAATAATATAAATCTTTAGTTAAAGCGTTATACATTGTATCCTCATGCCCCATTAAATAGTCGATTCCCCACTCGAAATCTTTCAAACTCATTTTATAAAAATTTCCAAAGAATAGAATATTTGTCTGGTTAGACATAATCATCTCTTTAGTTACTGTTGAATTAGACACATTAGGTCGTGTAGAAATTACAGAAAGTACGATTGAACTGACACTGAAAATTAAAAGCACTAAAGTTGGGTAGACTAGAAATGCATTTGAAGCACTATCTAATTTTGGAACTAAATTCGATAATGCAACAGATATAATTATGGCATTTACAGATAGTAAAATATTCGCTTTTGTATCTGCAATAGCACTTAATTGCATATGGTTTCTAAGTGTAGATCGAAACATTGTTTCTACACCTCTACCTAAATTTTTCCCTTTAGCTTTTTCAACTTTTTTAGCTTCAATTTTATTTATTTTCTTTTGAAGATTAAAAGCATTCATCTCCTTTTTAGGTTGTAATTTTACTTGTGCAGATTGGGTATAAAATTTATGTTTCGCAAAAAATTCCTTGTTCTGATTTAACCAATCTAGAACAGGAATACTTTGTTCATTTTTATAAATTAATTCTTGACGCAGCTGTTCTGAAGTTTCGAAATAACGCTCTGAAGCCACATGAGCACAGTCGGCATCTTTTATTATTTGTTCTAATAAAGTCGTAGGAGTTACATCCATTTTTGTAGCCAAAATCAAGTCTTCGATAACAGAAATATCTACCTGAGACATGCCTTTATCTTTTAAGAATTGACTTGCAATTTTAGCACTCTCCTCTTCATGACCCGTTTCTACATTTACATAGCCCGTATCGTGAAACCATGCCGCCATTTGTAATAGTTGGGTATCTTGTTCTGTACAATTTTCCCTTCCGGCAAGTTGTGTAACAGTATCGAGAACACTTTTGGTATGCTCTATATTATGGTAAAAATTTTTAGGAGAAAGCTTGTTTTCAAATAAATTAGAAACAAATAATTCTGCTTGTTCTAGAAG contains:
- a CDS encoding Rossmann-fold NAD(P)-binding domain-containing protein; this encodes MEQLISGPFQPIISFKSLKLKFEELLVSGNAMDKLQAKEVLSILEKNTELVSGISSLEGFKSYKKEVEEIMSFLFPSALGSNEIKAALFPYSNQYFYLSKRLKSIIESTTSDVNSVLRKLYKDNEDSIDLNPYAIILNQYYGFNVDFDRPKQIRLNDANGKPRTYRVTFNADFIDIYPNGNAVEITPEILDELLEHAQDESVWRRYFPDNSWTIDGFGILSMIDITLDGKIDEFKTHLIQASAKNTNMILQDVRNIFNIEDLEVGNYIVDGDSLIRPFGEDMGALTLRKGDSISCKSYACKYVYNQLFEKHLPVVLSNVPNYAKHSHGDVLSEMLLEKGFKSAILLPIVIEGKLQFIVEMAAYKVNQLNDINKVKLDTIMPFILSHSKRSIAEYENEIKAVIQNQCTSIHPAVEWRFIEEAHRFIQDRNDGKSANFNEITFEDVLPLYGQIDIVGSSVARNRAIQEDLQMALNQTKTILQELLLEKSMPFYEQLIYKIDKQIYELDVDFNNNTEQEIHLFFERDIYPLFRHLKASASDHNTINKFLEALGEEKQSFYVARKQYDQTINIINKNLSVFLDKQQLKAQAIFPHFFEKFKTDGIEHNMYVGQSIVENGEYHESDIYNLRLWQLQVMCEMESLYYKSQESFPVKLDVASLILVYDVPLTIRYRIDEKQFDVDGAYNVRYEMIKKRIDKAVIKGTTERITQPHKLCVVFSTNSIEREYLSYFEFLQSKNYIGDHIEIVEVEELQGASGIKAIRADINPNLMLNEKVFSIEDIEATL
- a CDS encoding Pycsar system effector family protein, whose protein sequence is MINKLLEQAELFVSNLFENKLSPKNFYHNIEHTKSVLDTVTQLAGRENCTEQDTQLLQMAAWFHDTGYVNVETGHEEESAKIASQFLKDKGMSQVDISVIEDLILATKMDVTPTTLLEQIIKDADCAHVASERYFETSEQLRQELIYKNEQSIPVLDWLNQNKEFFAKHKFYTQSAQVKLQPKKEMNAFNLQKKINKIEAKKVEKAKGKNLGRGVETMFRSTLRNHMQLSAIADTKANILLSVNAIIISVALSNLVPKLDSASNAFLVYPTLVLLIFSVSSIVLSVISTRPNVSNSTVTKEMIMSNQTNILFFGNFYKMSLKDFEWGIDYLMGHEDTMYNALTKDLYYLGLVLERKYRLLRLTYTVFMIGIIISALSFILSYHFFANVT